A DNA window from Polynucleobacter sp. AP-Titi-500A-B4 contains the following coding sequences:
- a CDS encoding branched-chain amino acid ABC transporter permease — protein MDIFLQQIINGLVLGSIYALIALGYTMVYGVLGIINFAHGEVLMIGAMVSLSLLRVILNLTSDLPGWLTLLIVLPVTMAVCAGLSYWIERIAYRPLRNAPRLAPLISAIGMSILLQTIAMLIWSRNPMTYPQLLPSSPIELGTTGATITGKEIVIIVVAFAVMCGLLFLVEKTKLGRAMRATAEQTQIASLMGVNPNRVISITFMLGGALAGLAGVMIASNYGNVHFYMGFIPGLKAFTAAVLGGIGNLQGAMLGGLLLGLIESLGAGYIGELTGGVFGSNYQDIFAFLVLIMVLVLRPTGLLGEKVSDRA, from the coding sequence ATGGATATATTTCTCCAGCAGATCATTAATGGCTTAGTGCTCGGTAGCATTTATGCTTTGATCGCCTTGGGCTACACCATGGTCTACGGTGTACTGGGGATTATTAACTTTGCGCATGGTGAGGTATTGATGATCGGGGCTATGGTCTCGCTCTCATTACTGCGCGTGATTTTGAATTTGACGAGCGATTTACCGGGTTGGCTCACTTTGTTAATTGTGTTGCCGGTGACTATGGCTGTCTGTGCAGGCTTAAGTTATTGGATCGAGCGTATTGCCTATAGGCCGTTGCGCAATGCGCCACGTTTGGCTCCTTTGATTTCTGCAATTGGTATGTCAATCTTGTTGCAAACCATTGCGATGTTGATTTGGTCTAGAAATCCAATGACCTATCCGCAATTATTACCATCAAGCCCCATTGAATTGGGTACTACTGGTGCCACGATTACCGGTAAAGAGATTGTGATCATTGTGGTGGCATTTGCAGTGATGTGTGGGTTATTGTTCTTGGTCGAGAAAACCAAACTTGGTAGAGCAATGCGCGCTACCGCTGAGCAAACTCAAATTGCTTCCCTCATGGGCGTTAATCCAAACCGTGTCATCTCGATTACCTTCATGTTGGGTGGTGCTTTGGCTGGATTAGCTGGCGTGATGATTGCTAGCAACTATGGCAACGTGCACTTTTATATGGGCTTTATTCCGGGCTTAAAAGCCTTTACTGCAGCAGTATTGGGCGGGATCGGCAATTTGCAAGGTGCAATGCTTGGAGGTTTACTCCTCGGTTTAATTGAATCTTTAGGGGCTGGCTATATTGGCGAGCTTACCGGAGGTGTCTTTGGCTCGAACTACCAAGATATTTTTGCTTTCTTGGTATTGATCATGGTGCTGGTCTTGCGTCCGACTGGCTTATTAGGTGAGAAGGTTTCGGATCGTGCTTAA
- a CDS encoding ABC transporter ATP-binding protein — translation MLALVLLPWVVGAGGGNYWVRVLDFALLYIVLALGLNVVVGFAGLLDLGYIAFYALGAYSYALLASPHLPQHFETISSAFPQGMHFSPWMVAVFSIVLAALFGIILGLPTLQLRGDYLAIVTLGFGEIIRIFMNNLDRPLNLTNGPKGITAIDPIQMFGISFTKPLDLGFVQIPALYLVFYLFLALAIAVTIVCLHLQNSRIGRAWVAIREDEIAAKAMGINTRNMKLLAFAIGASFAGVAGVLFSAFQGFVSPESFTLWESIVVLAMVVLGGIGHIPGVILGAIVLAVFPEILRGVAEPVQKVLFGHVIVDVEVIRQLIYGLALILIMLYRPGGIWKKGGGK, via the coding sequence ATGCTTGCTTTAGTTCTTTTACCTTGGGTTGTGGGTGCTGGTGGTGGGAACTATTGGGTGCGCGTCCTGGATTTTGCTTTGCTCTACATCGTCTTAGCTTTAGGTCTGAATGTGGTCGTAGGTTTTGCGGGACTCTTGGACCTGGGTTACATCGCCTTTTATGCATTGGGGGCTTATAGCTATGCCTTACTAGCTTCGCCACACTTACCTCAGCATTTTGAAACCATCTCCTCTGCGTTTCCGCAGGGGATGCATTTTTCTCCTTGGATGGTGGCGGTATTCTCGATTGTTTTGGCGGCACTTTTCGGGATTATTTTGGGCTTGCCAACCTTGCAATTGCGCGGGGATTATTTAGCAATTGTCACTTTAGGCTTCGGTGAAATTATTCGCATCTTCATGAATAACCTCGATCGCCCCTTGAATCTGACGAATGGTCCCAAAGGCATTACAGCGATTGATCCGATTCAGATGTTTGGCATTTCATTTACGAAGCCGCTAGATTTGGGGTTTGTGCAGATCCCCGCTTTGTATTTGGTGTTCTATCTTTTTCTTGCCTTAGCTATTGCTGTCACGATAGTGTGCCTGCACTTACAGAACTCTCGTATTGGGCGTGCTTGGGTGGCTATTCGTGAAGATGAGATTGCCGCTAAAGCGATGGGCATTAATACCCGCAATATGAAGCTGCTGGCCTTTGCAATTGGCGCTTCATTTGCTGGTGTTGCAGGCGTTCTATTTTCTGCCTTCCAAGGATTTGTATCGCCTGAGTCATTCACTCTCTGGGAATCGATTGTTGTTCTGGCGATGGTGGTCCTAGGTGGTATAGGTCATATACCTGGTGTGATCTTGGGCGCTATTGTCTTAGCGGTCTTTCCAGAAATTTTGCGCGGAGTTGCTGAGCCAGTTCAGAAGGTACTCTTTGGTCATGTGATTGTGGATGTCGAAGTGATCAGGCAGTTAATTTATGGCTTAGCACTAATTCTGATCATGCTATATCGCCCTGGCGGCATTTGGAAAAAAGGGGGAGGCAAATAA
- a CDS encoding ABC transporter ATP-binding protein codes for MSALLQVQDLKVAYGGINAVKGIDLHVNQGELVALIGANGAGKSSSLKAIAGLLTPASGVIDFNHQNTYQLPAYALVKLGLGLVPEGRGVFKRMTILENLQMGAFLKTDTKAINLKLDEVFSYFPRLKERLSQLAGTLSGGEQQMVAMGRAMMAEPKLLLLDEPSMGLSPIMVETIFDVIRNLSASGMTILLVEQNARLALQMADRAYVMESGLITLTGPGQELLQDPRVRTAYLGE; via the coding sequence ATGAGCGCCTTACTTCAAGTGCAAGACCTCAAGGTGGCCTATGGCGGTATTAATGCCGTCAAGGGAATTGATCTGCATGTAAATCAAGGAGAGTTGGTGGCTTTGATTGGTGCGAATGGAGCTGGCAAGAGTTCAAGCCTGAAAGCGATTGCGGGTTTGTTAACTCCAGCATCTGGCGTGATTGATTTCAATCACCAGAACACCTATCAATTGCCTGCCTATGCGTTAGTGAAGCTGGGTCTAGGTCTGGTGCCCGAGGGGCGTGGCGTATTTAAGCGCATGACCATTTTGGAAAATTTACAGATGGGCGCTTTCCTCAAAACCGATACGAAAGCCATCAACCTTAAGTTAGATGAAGTGTTCTCTTATTTTCCAAGGTTGAAAGAGCGACTTTCTCAATTGGCTGGAACGCTATCGGGCGGCGAGCAGCAAATGGTAGCAATGGGTAGGGCAATGATGGCTGAGCCCAAACTTTTGTTATTAGATGAGCCATCCATGGGCCTATCCCCCATCATGGTGGAAACGATTTTTGATGTGATTCGCAATCTCTCGGCAAGTGGGATGACAATTTTGTTAGTCGAGCAAAATGCCCGCTTGGCCTTGCAGATGGCTGATCGTGCTTATGTGATGGAGAGCGGTTTAATTACCTTGACTGGCCCAGGACAAGAGTTACTCCAAGATCCGAGGGTGCGGACCGCTTATTTAGGCGAATAG
- a CDS encoding ABC transporter ATP-binding protein, with the protein MSAHLLLDVTDVSKRFGGVQALDSVGLQVPHGTIVGLIGPNGAGKTTFFNVITGLYPADSGIFLFDGSAYFPESVSEVTKAGLARTFQNIRLFGEMSVLENVMVGCHCRSHAGLLGAIFRFPATQREESMIREKSLALLAYVGLSNYADMQARNLSYGHQRRLEIARALATEPKLLALDEPAAGMNATEKLELRELLLRIRADGKTILLIEHDVSLVMGICDNLTVLDYGKVIAAGKPADVRMHPEVIKAYLGQGAA; encoded by the coding sequence ATGTCTGCTCACTTATTGCTTGATGTCACCGATGTTTCTAAACGCTTTGGCGGTGTCCAGGCTTTAGATTCTGTTGGCCTGCAAGTACCGCATGGAACTATCGTTGGTTTAATTGGCCCTAATGGTGCGGGTAAGACCACGTTCTTCAATGTCATTACTGGACTTTATCCAGCCGATTCAGGAATCTTTTTGTTTGATGGCAGCGCTTACTTTCCGGAATCTGTTTCAGAGGTTACTAAAGCTGGTTTAGCAAGAACCTTCCAGAATATTCGCCTCTTTGGGGAAATGTCTGTGCTAGAGAATGTGATGGTGGGATGTCATTGCCGCTCTCATGCAGGGCTCTTGGGGGCAATCTTTCGTTTTCCAGCCACTCAGCGTGAGGAGAGCATGATTCGCGAGAAATCACTCGCATTGCTCGCTTATGTGGGATTAAGTAACTATGCAGACATGCAGGCGCGCAATCTTTCATACGGACATCAACGTCGTCTCGAGATTGCGAGAGCCTTGGCGACTGAGCCCAAGCTTTTAGCCTTAGATGAGCCAGCTGCTGGAATGAACGCTACTGAAAAATTGGAGCTACGTGAATTGTTATTACGCATTCGCGCAGATGGCAAAACGATTCTCCTGATTGAGCATGACGTCAGTTTGGTGATGGGTATTTGTGACAACCTTACCGTGTTGGATTATGGCAAGGTGATTGCGGCAGGCAAGCCTGCCGACGTGCGTATGCATCCTGAAGTAATCAAGGCTTACCTTGGTCAGGGGGCAGCATAA